In one window of Helianthus annuus cultivar XRQ/B chromosome 17, HanXRQr2.0-SUNRISE, whole genome shotgun sequence DNA:
- the LOC110925413 gene encoding plasma membrane ATPase 3-like: MSRDEVEGCARFGSALTGESLPVTKGPGDGVYSGLTCKQGEIEAVVIATGVHTFFGKAAHLVDSTNQGGRFQKVLTAIGNVCIYSIAVGMVIEIIIMFPIQDRQYRPGIDNLLVLLIGGIPIAMPTVVSVTMAIGSHRLARQVLLSGGYRSSNTATSSSSAAAVAADPFLSSLVLNFPGSETEEISKSNPHIMNSTSQHIWKARAIWVVFYLKRLLLFELQANVLILP; the protein is encoded by the exons ATGTCAAGGGATGAAGTAGAG gggtgtgcacggtttggTTCGGCTCTAACCGGTGAGTCTCTCCCGGTCACAAAAGGTCCTGGTGACGGTGTCTATTCCGGTTTGACTTGCAAACAGGGTGAAATCGAGGCGGTTGTGATAGCTACCGGGGTCCACACGTTCTTTGGGAAAGCTGCTCATCTTGTTGATAGCACAAACCAAGGTGGTCGTTTTCAGAAA GTTTTGACTGCGATCGGGAATGTCTGTATTTATTCTATCGCTGTTGGAATGGTGATTGAGATAATCATAATGTTTCCGATTCAAGATAGGCAGTATCGGCCTGGGATTGATAATCTTCTTGTTCTTTTGATCGGTGGAATCCCGATCGCTATGCCGACCGTTGTTTCCGTCACGATGGCTATCGGGTCTCATCGATTGGCACGACAG GTGCTTCTTAGTGGTGGTTACAGGTCATCAAATACcgccacatcatcatcatctgctgcAGCTGTTGCCGCTGatccttttctttcttctttggtTCTTAACTTTCCGGGCTCGGAAACAGAAGAAATCTCCAAGTCCAATCCTCATATCATGAACTCCACCTCGCAACACATATGGAAAGCGAG GGCAATTTGGGTTGTGTTTTATCTCAAACGGCTTCTTTTATTTGAGCTACAAGCGAACG TTTTGATCCTTCCTTGA
- the LOC110925412 gene encoding plasma membrane ATPase 3-like, translating into MSRDEVEGCARFGSALTGESLPVTKGPGDGVYSGLTCKQGEIEAVVIATGVHTFFGKAAHLVDSTNQGGRFQKVLTAIGNVCIYSIAVGMVIEIIIMFPIQDRQYRPGIDNLLVLLIGGIPIAMPTVVSVTMAIGSHRLARQVLLSGGYRSSNTATSSSSAAAVAADPFLSSLVLNFPGSETEEISKSNPHIMNSTSQHIWKARAIWVVFYLKRLLLFELQANVLILP; encoded by the exons ATGTCAAGGGATGAAGTAGAG gggtgtgcacggtttggTTCGGCTCTAACCGGTGAGTCTCTCCCGGTCACAAAAGGTCCTGGTGACGGTGTCTATTCCGGTTTGACTTGCAAACAGGGTGAAATCGAGGCGGTTGTGATAGCTACCGGGGTCCACACGTTCTTTGGGAAAGCTGCTCATCTTGTTGATAGCACAAACCAAGGTGGTCGTTTTCAGAAA GTTTTGACTGCGATCGGGAATGTCTGTATTTATTCTATCGCTGTTGGAATGGTGATCGAGATAATCATAATGTTTCCGATTCAAGATAGGCAGTATCGGCCTGGGATTGATAATCTTCTTGTTCTTTTGATCGGTGGAATCCCGATCGCTATGCCGACCGTTGTTTCCGTCACGATGGCTATCGGGTCTCATCGATTGGCACGACAG GTGCTTCTTAGTGGTGGTTACAGGTCATCAAATACcgccacatcatcatcatctgctgcAGCTGTTGCCGCTGatccttttctttcttctttggtTCTTAACTTTCCGGGCTCGGAAACAGAAGAAATCTCCAAGTCCAATCCTCATATCATGAACTCCACCTCGCAACACATATGGAAAGCGAG GGCAATTTGGGTTGTGTTTTATCTCAAACGGCTTCTTTTATTTGAGCTACAAGCGAACG TTTTAATCCTTCCTTGA